The nucleotide window CCATGGTAATTAACCTCCCGGTATGGAGTTACGTCGTTACCAAGTTTGGCGACTCCCTGAAGGAGAATTACGGGATAAAAGAGACGGGGTTTTTTGATGTCTTTAAGGTATCTTATACCGAGATTGAAAATAAAGTTGATGAACTGGCTGAACGGGAAGAACCGGACAGGTTAAGGGCGATCAGTTACATAATTCAGGACTATGAGAGGAGGTTCTGGGACGCGATATATCAAGAGTGAGGGACAGGGTGTCAGAAAAATATACGGGCTGTCCCCCCAAGTAGAAGTGCTAAGCTTTCTTTTTTGAAGAGCCCGTATAAATGGGCCAGCAGGGCCTATAGACGAGAAAGTGTTGGATCAGCACAGAGCTAAGGTATAAATCCGATAAGATGAATCGAAAAATTGTAAAGTCACGAGTTGGTGGTTATGACGTAACGTAGAGGTATAAATGAAGTGTGTTATTTTGCACATTCTTCTATGAAGGCTATTACATAACTATATTCCCTTGCTTCGGTCTCGGGGTCAGATAGTGAGTGCCCGCTATCGTTCACTAAGAGTAGTACATCATTACCTATCTTTCTAGACCGGGCTACATACTTTAAGGCATGTGCAGGGTGGACCCTATCATCGTTAATACCGGTATGAACGAAGGTCTTTGGAAGCCCTTTCCTCAGGTTATGATACGGGCTATATGAAAGGAGGTAGTCCCTAAACTTAGGGTCATCCGGGTCACCGTACTCCTCAAGCCAATACTTACCCACGTACATCTTGTGGTACCTCAACATGTCTAATACGGGGTGGGATATCACTGCGCAGTCTATGAGGTGAGGCGTTTCATTTAGTACAGCACCCACCAATAGCCCTCCATTGCTGCCACCAAAGGCAACAGTCTTCCCTCCCATAGCCTTGACCACTCTAAGGAACTGTTCAAAGTCACGGAACACATTTTTCTTATTTAACAACATTCCCGCCTTATGCCACTCTTCTCCGTTTTCGTACCCTCCTCTCAAGTTGGTGACTAGGAGGGCATAACCCTCGTCGAGTAGCACCTTTAGCCCCTTAGGAAAAGTAGGGAGGAGTGAAACCCTGAACCCACCGTAACCGAGGACAATTACTGCCTTTGGGCTCAGGGTCTTATATACCAAATACCCGTGTAATAATACATCGCCCTTCACGTAAATATCCGTAACGCTGACCTCCTCCTTTTCCATTTCGATCAGTTTCTCCTCTGCTCCGACGCCATTGACCACTCTCCTCTTCGTCACCTTAGAAGAGTAAGTAAATGAGGTCTCCAAGACGAAAAGCGTAGTTCCTTTTCCGTCCATCATTATAATGTGGTCGTGAGGTTCCTCACCTATTTTTCTCCCTTGAAAGTCATAAAACTGGATAGGCGTACTGTAGTCCTTAATGACGGATGCCGCGACAAAGCCATCTCCCCCTGCTACTGAATTCACGGGGTGGTCAAACCGTATAACTATATTTCCCATGACCACACTATCGTTCTTTAGGTACACCAGCCCACCCTTGTAATCGATTACTTCTATCACTTCTCCCTCATCTGCTTTCTTGAGCTTATCGAAGCTTTCACCTATATAGAGTTCCGAATACCTCCACCCTTTCATTTTGGTTAAAGTAAGTGTTTCCCCGAAAGAGTCCACAGATATTAGTTCGCCAGGTTTCAGTTCCTTACCGTAGACTATATCGTTGCCACAGAAGACCCTCTCAGTAGGGTATTCCCCTCCGTCAGGAGGAGCACCGTCCCTATAACTTTTTACGTAGCACAATTCATTATTATAATAAAAGGGCTGATAGGAAAGCTCACCAAGATCTTTCCAAATTTTTCCCTCCTCAGTTAGGATAAGAGTCCGAGTGACGTCGCTACCTTTCTTTCCAATACTGACACCTAGCTGTTTAGTACCCCTAACCTTCCATATTTCTGTTATAACTTCATCTCCTTGAGCTGAATATATCTCGTTATCGCCTATCATAACTAATCTCTTCTCGCCGTAGATGAGGACTGCTGCTCTTTCATCGTCAAAAGCAAATATCTGCCTGACAGTGGGTTTCTTGA belongs to Stygiolobus caldivivus and includes:
- a CDS encoding prolyl oligopeptidase family serine peptidase — encoded protein: MEDEFAYLEDLNDKRTEEFIKEENERTKKELAKKADEVYPHVLDNFKKPTVRQIFAFDDERAAVLIYGEKRLVMIGDNEIYSAQGDEVITEIWKVRGTKQLGVSIGKKGSDVTRTLILTEEGKIWKDLGELSYQPFYYNNELCYVKSYRDGAPPDGGEYPTERVFCGNDIVYGKELKPGELISVDSFGETLTLTKMKGWRYSELYIGESFDKLKKADEGEVIEVIDYKGGLVYLKNDSVVMGNIVIRFDHPVNSVAGGDGFVAASVIKDYSTPIQFYDFQGRKIGEEPHDHIIMMDGKGTTLFVLETSFTYSSKVTKRRVVNGVGAEEKLIEMEKEEVSVTDIYVKGDVLLHGYLVYKTLSPKAVIVLGYGGFRVSLLPTFPKGLKVLLDEGYALLVTNLRGGYENGEEWHKAGMLLNKKNVFRDFEQFLRVVKAMGGKTVAFGGSNGGLLVGAVLNETPHLIDCAVISHPVLDMLRYHKMYVGKYWLEEYGDPDDPKFRDYLLSYSPYHNLRKGLPKTFVHTGINDDRVHPAHALKYVARSRKIGNDVLLLVNDSGHSLSDPETEAREYSYVIAFIEECAK